A genome region from Pseudorca crassidens isolate mPseCra1 chromosome 20, mPseCra1.hap1, whole genome shotgun sequence includes the following:
- the TK2 gene encoding thymidine kinase 2, mitochondrial isoform X2 encodes MLGGFARGAMLLRTLRSWASWALRRDRPGSPASSPGLPRAQRWAWPRDKGRENEKEKKSVICVEGNIASGKTTCLEFFSNTADIEVLTEPVPKWRNVRGHNPLTLPVRLMERSIHSARYVFVENLYRSGKMPEVDYVVLSEWFDWIVKNIDVSIDLIVYLQTTPETCYQRLKMRCREEEKVIPLEYLDAIHHLYEEWLIKGSLFPVAAPVLVIEADHDMEKMLELFEQNRHRILIPEDRKLGP; translated from the exons ATGCTCGGTGGATTCGCCCGCGGGGCAATGCTGCTGCGGACGCTGCGGAGCTGGGCTTCCTGGGCGCTGCGCCGCGACAGGCCCGGGAGCCCCGCCTCCAGCCCGGGGTTGCCAAGGGCGCAGCGTTGGGCCTGGCCTCGGG ataaaggtagagaaaatgaaaaagagaaaaaatcagtG ATATGTGTCGAGGGCAATATTGCAAGCGGGAAGACAACGTGCCTGGAGTTCTTCTCCAACACAGCTGACATCGAG GTGTTAACGGAGCCCGTGCCCAAGTGGAGAAATGTCCGAGGCCATAATCCTCTG aCGTTGCCTGTACGGTTGATGGAGCGGTCAATTCACAGCGCAAGATACGTTTTTGTAGAAAACTTGTATAGAAG TGGGAAGATGCCTGAAGTGGACTATGTGGTCCTGTCGGAATGGTTTGACTGGATTGTGAAGAACATCGACGTGTCCATTGACTTGATAG tttATCTCCAGACCACTCCTGAGACCTGTTACCAGAGGCTAAAGATGAGATGCAGGGAAGAGGAGAAGGTCATTCCACTG GAATACCTGGATGCTATTCACCACCTGTACGAGGAGTGGCTCATCAAAGGGAGCCTTTTCCCCGTGGCGGCCCCTGTTCTG GTGATTGAGGCTGACCACGACATGGAGAAAATGTTAGAACTCTTTGAACAAAACCGGCACCGAATACTAATTCCAGAGGATCGGAAGCTTGGTCCATAG
- the LOC137215193 gene encoding chemokine-like factor isoform X1 encodes MPTVKLKPRHRPFCFSVNGHVKMLRLDIINSVVTAVFMIVISVLALIPETTTYIVLGGVFGLVASVLSIADGALIYRKLLFNPSGPYQKSAVHDKL; translated from the exons ATGCCGACGGTGAAGCTGAAACCGAGGCATCGCCCCTTCTGCTTCAGCGTGAATGGCCACGTGAAGATGCTGCGGCTG GATATTATCAACTCAGTGGTTACAGCAGTATTCATGATAGTTATATCTGTGTTGGCACTGATCCCAGAAACCACAACATATATAGTCCTTGGAGGG GTGTTTGGACTCGTGGCCTCGGTGCTCTCTATTGCCGACGGGGCCCTCATTTACCGGAAGCTGCTGTTTAATCCAAGTGGTCCTTATCAGAAAAGTGCTGTTCATGACAAACTATAA
- the TK2 gene encoding thymidine kinase 2, mitochondrial isoform X1 encodes MLGGFARGAMLLRTLRSWASWALRRDRPGSPASSPGLPRAQRWAWPRDKGRENEKEKKSVICVEGNIASGKTTCLEFFSNTADIEVLTEPVPKWRNVRGHNPLGLMYQDACRWGLTLQTYVQLTMLDQHTRPQTLPVRLMERSIHSARYVFVENLYRSGKMPEVDYVVLSEWFDWIVKNIDVSIDLIVYLQTTPETCYQRLKMRCREEEKVIPLEYLDAIHHLYEEWLIKGSLFPVAAPVLVIEADHDMEKMLELFEQNRHRILIPEDRKLGP; translated from the exons ATGCTCGGTGGATTCGCCCGCGGGGCAATGCTGCTGCGGACGCTGCGGAGCTGGGCTTCCTGGGCGCTGCGCCGCGACAGGCCCGGGAGCCCCGCCTCCAGCCCGGGGTTGCCAAGGGCGCAGCGTTGGGCCTGGCCTCGGG ataaaggtagagaaaatgaaaaagagaaaaaatcagtG ATATGTGTCGAGGGCAATATTGCAAGCGGGAAGACAACGTGCCTGGAGTTCTTCTCCAACACAGCTGACATCGAG GTGTTAACGGAGCCCGTGCCCAAGTGGAGAAATGTCCGAGGCCATAATCCTCTG GGTCTGATGTACCAGGACGCCTGTCGATGGGGCCTCACGCTGCAGACATATGTGCAGCTCACCATGCTGGACCAGCACACTCGTCCTCAG aCGTTGCCTGTACGGTTGATGGAGCGGTCAATTCACAGCGCAAGATACGTTTTTGTAGAAAACTTGTATAGAAG TGGGAAGATGCCTGAAGTGGACTATGTGGTCCTGTCGGAATGGTTTGACTGGATTGTGAAGAACATCGACGTGTCCATTGACTTGATAG tttATCTCCAGACCACTCCTGAGACCTGTTACCAGAGGCTAAAGATGAGATGCAGGGAAGAGGAGAAGGTCATTCCACTG GAATACCTGGATGCTATTCACCACCTGTACGAGGAGTGGCTCATCAAAGGGAGCCTTTTCCCCGTGGCGGCCCCTGTTCTG GTGATTGAGGCTGACCACGACATGGAGAAAATGTTAGAACTCTTTGAACAAAACCGGCACCGAATACTAATTCCAGAGGATCGGAAGCTTGGTCCATAG
- the TK2 gene encoding thymidine kinase 2, mitochondrial isoform X3, with amino-acid sequence MYQDACRWGLTLQTYVQLTMLDQHTRPQTLPVRLMERSIHSARYVFVENLYRSGKMPEVDYVVLSEWFDWIVKNIDVSIDLIVYLQTTPETCYQRLKMRCREEEKVIPLEYLDAIHHLYEEWLIKGSLFPVAAPVLVIEADHDMEKMLELFEQNRHRILIPEDRKLGP; translated from the exons ATGTACCAGGACGCCTGTCGATGGGGCCTCACGCTGCAGACATATGTGCAGCTCACCATGCTGGACCAGCACACTCGTCCTCAG aCGTTGCCTGTACGGTTGATGGAGCGGTCAATTCACAGCGCAAGATACGTTTTTGTAGAAAACTTGTATAGAAG TGGGAAGATGCCTGAAGTGGACTATGTGGTCCTGTCGGAATGGTTTGACTGGATTGTGAAGAACATCGACGTGTCCATTGACTTGATAG tttATCTCCAGACCACTCCTGAGACCTGTTACCAGAGGCTAAAGATGAGATGCAGGGAAGAGGAGAAGGTCATTCCACTG GAATACCTGGATGCTATTCACCACCTGTACGAGGAGTGGCTCATCAAAGGGAGCCTTTTCCCCGTGGCGGCCCCTGTTCTG GTGATTGAGGCTGACCACGACATGGAGAAAATGTTAGAACTCTTTGAACAAAACCGGCACCGAATACTAATTCCAGAGGATCGGAAGCTTGGTCCATAG
- the LOC137215193 gene encoding chemokine-like factor isoform X2, which yields MPTVKLKPRHRPFCFSVNGHVKMLRLALTVTSMTLFIIAQAPEPYIVVTGFEVTVTFFFIVLYILRLDQLIDCIFWPLLDIINSVVTAVFMIVISVLALIPETTTYIVLGGVFGLVASVLSIADGALIYRKLLFNPSGPYQKSAVHDKL from the exons ATGCCGACGGTGAAGCTGAAACCGAGGCATCGCCCCTTCTGCTTCAGCGTGAATGGCCACGTGAAGATGCTGCGGCTG gcGCTAACTGTGACATCTATGACCCTTTTTATCATCGCACAAGCCCCAGAGCCATACATTGTTGTCACTGGATTTGAAGTCactgttactttctttttcatagttttataTATACTCAGACTTGATCAATTAATTGACTGTATATTTTGGCCTTTGCTT GATATTATCAACTCAGTGGTTACAGCAGTATTCATGATAGTTATATCTGTGTTGGCACTGATCCCAGAAACCACAACATATATAGTCCTTGGAGGG GTGTTTGGACTCGTGGCCTCGGTGCTCTCTATTGCCGACGGGGCCCTCATTTACCGGAAGCTGCTGTTTAATCCAAGTGGTCCTTATCAGAAAAGTGCTGTTCATGACAAACTATAA